In Parasegetibacter sp. NRK P23, the genomic stretch GCCTCCTCAGCGTTGAGTTGCATGGTAAATTCTCCCCTTTCGTTGGTGACTGAAGCTTTTTTCGTTCCCTTCAACAGGATCACCGCGCCACTGAGCGGATCGCCCATATCGTTGTACACATGTCCGCGGATTTCGCGGGGCGGAACGGGCAAATCTTTATTGGCCGCGTCTTCCTTCCGGCGGATCACCACGATCTTGTCTTCTATCGTGAAAGTGAGGCCACGTTCATCAAGAAGTTCACGCAGGACCGTTTCCAGCGAAGCGTCTTTAGCACGCACATTAAAAGGACCGGTGTTTTTCAACAGATCGTAATCGTACCAGAAATTGTACCCGGTCTGTTGTTTAAGGGAAGAAAAAACTTTCTCCATGGAATTGAACCTCCCATTGAGATTGATCTTTTGCGAGAAGCCTGTTGCGGAAACCTGCAAACAGGTGATGGTCATGAACACGATAAGCATCCTCATAAACAGGAGTGTTTGCCGCAGCAACGCCCTGTTTTGCAGGAAGTTGCCACAAAGTTGTAACTTCATACGAAACATTGTTTTGGTTTTCTGATCTAGATCCGTGAGACGATTTTTATCGGGGAACGAACAATTTCACCAGGGGCGGGCCTAATCGCTCCTGGTTCTTGTTCACTCCTTTTTATGGTGATACAGTTAGTATATTTCCTTCCAGTTTACAGTGCACGCCAGACAACTCCAGTACGCGCAAAACTTTCGACAATGAGCTGTTGCGGCTGATCTCTCCCACGAGGTGCTTTTCAGGAACATCGCCCGTGTACACCACTTTTACCTTGTACCATCTTTCCATCTGCCGCATAATCGTGGGGATATCCGCTTTGTGAAAACTGAACAACCCGTTTTTCCACGCCAGTTCATGTGCTTCGTTGGCGGCATGCTTTTCAAAATCTGCATCTCCGGGTGAGATACTGGCTACGGATCCCGGCTCTAATTGAATGGAAGCGTTGCCGTGTTTGAGTTTTACGGCCCCTTCCGTGAGTGTTGTCCGAATATCCTGTTCGTTCGCATACGCCATTACATTAAAGTGCGTTCCAAGCACTTCCAGTTCCATACCACGGGCATATACGCGGAAAGGCATTTCCGTATTCTTTTTCACTTCGAAATATGCTTCCCCCGAAAGCTCCACCCGGCGTTCTTTTCCTGTAAAAGCGCTGGGGTATTTTAATGCGCTGGCAGCGTTTAACCATACCCGTGTGCCATCCGGAAGCACCACGCTGTATTGTCCGCC encodes the following:
- a CDS encoding FecR family protein, yielding MEKQSFQELADRYLNDRITPEELDKLHEAMRSGEMPTDAWDPAMLKAFAETEPAFPAGESHKQQVLNNVKQHIAEESRPKVIGFRRSWVRTTVAAAAVAAFVITGFYLFSPDKNTFQQADAAPGGNHATLVLADGKVIVLDQQGVGALAEQPGMKPVKSGDDLLVYAGENNGEVPVENTLQTPEGGQYSVVLPDGTRVWLNAASALKYPSAFTGKERRVELSGEAYFEVKKNTEMPFRVYARGMELEVLGTHFNVMAYANEQDIRTTLTEGAVKLKHGNASIQLEPGSVASISPGDADFEKHAANEAHELAWKNGLFSFHKADIPTIMRQMERWYKVKVVYTGDVPEKHLVGEISRNSSLSKVLRVLELSGVHCKLEGNILTVSP